CCGCCTCTTCAAGCAGTGAGAGACAGAGGCCCGTCTTGCCGCTGCCGGTCATACCGACACAAACCGCATGGGTGACCAGATCCTTGGAATCGTAGAGCAGCCAACCCGGCTTCGCCTGTTTCGCCGCCAGATCGTACGGACGGCCAAGATAAAAAACGCCGAGCCCTTCAAAGTCCTGGCTTGCCTGCTGATCCGTCCCCACCGCCTTCTTCGCCTTCGCCATTCTCCCTCTTCCCCCTTGCCTCTAACCCCATGCCCCTAGCCTTGACCTACTACTCCTTAAATATGAGAAAGACCGCGCCGATCATCAGGCCAAACCCAGCCAGATAATTCCACTTCAGCGGCTCTTTCAGGTACAGCACTGAAAAGACACAAAACACGACGAGGGTAATCACCTCTTGAATGGTTTTCAACTGCGCCGCGCTGAACTCATAGTGACCAATCCGATTCGCCGGCACCTGGAAGCAATACTCGAAGAAGGCAATGCCCCAACTCGCCACAATCACGATCCACAAGGGCGAATCCTTGTACTTCAAATGCCCATACCACGCGAAGGTCATGAAGATGTTGGAGATGGTCAGCAGAAGAATAGTGTGCATGGGTCTCCTCTTTACCCTCTTACCTGTTCATTCCCCGCAGTGGGGGGAGGGTGGAGCGTTTGGGAGTCGCCATAGCGGGCGCAGCCAGATGACAGCCACGAGAGTGCCGAGTGCGACGGCATGCGATTCTTATCGCGCCTTAGAGTCGCACGCGGCCAATGGTAAGAGACCAGTAGCAGACTCTATCCCTCGCATCATGGCGACTCCCGAACGCTCCGCCCTTCCTAAATCCCCGCTTCCCTCAACACCTGCCCCGTATACGACCGTTTCGACTTCGCCACTTCGCGGGGCGGACCTTCGACGACGATCTCGCCGCCTCGGTCGCCGCCTTCTGGGCCGAGATCGATGATCCAGTCGGCATTCTTAATGACATCGAGATTATGCTCAATCACAAGGACGGTATTGCCCGCTTCCACTAATCGGTCCAGCACGTCGATCAGCCGCTGCACATCGGCAAAATGAAGCCCGGTCGTCGGCTCGTCCAGGATATACAACGTCCGCCCGGTGGGCCGCTTCGACAGCTCGCGTGACAGCTTCACCCGCTGCGCCTCGCCGCCAGACAACGTGGTGGCCGACTGGCCAAGCTTCACATAGTGCAAGCCAACATCGTGCAGCGTTTCCAGCTTCCGTTTGATGAAGGGGATGTGTTCGAAAAACTCTACGGCGTCGTCCACCGTCATGTTCAACACATCGGCGATGCTCTTGCCCTTGTGATGAATCTCCAGCGTTTCGCGGTTGTACCGCTGGCCCTTGCAGACTTCGCAAGTCACATAGACATCCGGCAGGAAATGCATCTCGATCTTGATGAGCCCGTCACCCTGGCAAGCCTCGCAGCGCCCGCCCTTCACGTTGAAACTGTACCGTCCCGGCTTATAACCCCGCACCCGCGATTCGGGCAGATTCGAGTAGAGATCGCGGATAAAGCTGAAGAGGCCCGTATAGGTCGCAGGGTTGGATCGGGGTGTGCGGCCGATCGGCGATTGATCGATATCGATGACCTTATCGAGCGCCTCGACGCCGAGCAATTCCTTGCACCCATCCAGCTTCACGACTTTCCGCTTCCGAGCCGGCCGGCCTTCCTCCTGCCGCAGGCCGCGTGCCGCCTGACGAGACGGTGGCTGATCGCCCGGCACAGACGCCTCTTTCCCCAGCGTCTGCATGAGCGAATGAAAGAGCACTTCCAACACCAGCGTACTCTTGCCTGAACCGGACACGCCGGTCACACAGGTCATCAGGCCCAAGGGAATTTTGGCCGAGACATTCTTGAGGTTATGCTTGTTCGCTCCCACGACCGAGAGATAGCCCTTGGGCTTGCGGACGCGCTGCGGCAGGGACACGATTTGCGTCCCGCGCAGGTATTGCCCTGTGATGGAGTCGGGATTGCCCATCACCTCCTGCGGCGTGCCCTGCGCAATGACATGCCCGCCATGCGTCCCGGCCCCAGGCCCCATGTCGAGGAGGTGATCCGCCGCCATCATCGTTTCGGCATCGTGCTCCACGACCACGACTGTGTTGCCGAGATCGCGCAGGCGGAGCAACGTCTGCAACAGGCGGCGATTGTCCCGCTGATGGAGTCCGATCGAGGGCTCGTCGAGGATGTAGAGCACCCCGACGAGGCCCGAGCCAATCTGCGTGGCCAGCCTGATGCGCTGTCCCTCGCCGCCCGACAAGGTCGCGGCGGCGCGATCCAAGGTCAAGTAATCGAGGCCGACGTTGACCAAGAAGCCCAGCCGCTCGCGGATCTCCTTCAGAATGCGATGCGCGATGACCAGCTCCCGGTCGGTAAACTTCAGCGAGACAAAAAACTCCGCCGCCGCCCTGATCGACAGACTCGTCACTTCTGCAATGGATTTCTGTTCGAGCTTGATCGCGAGGCTTTCCGGCTTGAGCCTGGCCCCCTGGCAGACTTCACAGGCATCGAGCAGCGTGAAATCTTCGTCCTCGGGACAGCCGGGCGTCACCTGATAGCCGATGCCGTCACAGGCCGGGCAGGCTCCATGCGGACTATTGAACGAAAAGATCCGGGGCTCGACTTCCGGATAGCTCACGCCGCACTTGATGCAGGCCAGCTTGTCGCTATAGAGCCGGGTCTTGCCATCGTCGGTCAGGACCGCGACCAGCCCCCCGGTCAGCTTCAGCGAGGTCTCGACGGAATCGGCGAGGCGCCGCATCAGCGCCTCGCCCGCCTTCATCACCAGGCGATCGACGATGATCTCAATGGTGTGCTTTTTCTGTTTATCAAGGACGATGTCTTCGCCGAGATCGACCATCTCGCCGTTCACGCGTGCCCGCACATACCCGGCCCGGCGCATCTCCAGCAGCTCTTTGCGATATTCCCCTTTGCGCCCCCGGGCAATCGGCGCCAAGATCTGAAATTTGCTGCCCTCAGGAAGTCCCGCGATCGCATCGACCATCTGTTGGACGGTCTGGGCGGCGATTTCTTCTCCGCACTGAAAACAGTAGGGCCGCCCGACTCGCGCGAACAGCAGCCTCAGGTAGTCGTAAATCTCCGTCACCGTGCCGACCGTGGACCGGGGATTATGGCTGGTGCTCTTCTGTTCGATGGAAATGGCCGGCGAGAGGCCTTCAATAGAATCGACGTCCGGCTTGCCCATCTGTTCGAGGAACTGCCGGGCATAGGCCGAGAGGGATTCAACATACCGCCGCTGGCCTTCGGCGTAGATCGTGTCGAACGCCAACGACGATTTCCCTGATCCGCTCAAGCCCGTAATGACGACCAGCTTGTCACGCGGAATGGTGACGTCAATGTTCTTGAGATTGTGCTCGCGTGCGCCCTTGATGATGATCGAATGGCTCATAGGGGCGGGATTATACCATGTGCAGCCGGTTACCTTGACAAAGGCGGAAAGCAGGTGCTACCACGACTGCCATGGTACAAGCGGAACAGACGACGACTTCCCCCGCTCCCCAGGCGGTCTCTACCTGGACCGGGTCCGCGCGCGAACAGGCTGTGCAGCGGATGTTCACGGCCATCGCCGGGGTCTACGATCTTAATAACACGCTACTCAGCTTCGGGCTCCATTACCGTTGGAAGAAAATCACCGCTTCATTGGTCCCAAAAGTCGAGCAGGGGACTGCGCTTGACGTGGGAGCTGGCACAGCCGACCTGGCCCTGCTCGTGGAGCCCCGCATGGGTGCCAATGGTCGTGTGGTCGCCTCCGATCTCAATCACGCCATGCTCGCCGAAGGCCTGAGAAAGGTTGCAGGCAAGGGACTCGCGGGAAAAATTACTTGTTTGCAAGCCAACGCGGAACACTTGGGATTTGCGGATAACACGTTTGACGCGGTGACCACCGGCTTTTGCATGCGCAATGTCGGGAATCTGCCGCAAGCGGTCGGCGAGATCCGCCGGGTGATGAAGCCGGGCGGGACCTTTGTCTGCCTGGAGTTCTCCCGGCCGGTCTTCGGCTGGCTGCGGGCGCTCTATGATTGGTATTCATTTAAATTACTGCCCTGGATTGGGACGAAAGTCGCGCGGGACACCACCGGCGTCTATGAATATCTGCCCGCTTCGATCCGCACGTTCCCCGATCAGGAACGGCTCTGCCAGGTGCTGCGCGACGTCGGCTTCCGCCAGGTGTCCTATAAGAACCTGACGGGCGGAATCGTGGCGATCCATGTGGCAACAAAATAGGCGAGAGACGCGAGGCTAGAGGCGATGGGCACGCGATTCCCTTTCTTACCTCTCGCCACTTGCCCAGAATTAACATGAATTCTATCTTATACGTCTTTCTGCCCTGCAAAAAGGTCTATCCGATCGGGATCACCTATCTGGCCGACTTCATTCATCGCCGGAGGCCGGAGGTGCGCCAGCAGATCCTGGATCTCTCGCTCTTTCCCGCGTCCCAGCGCAGCCAGGCCCTCCGGGATGCGGCGACGGCCTTCAAGCCGGACTTGGTCTGTTTCTCCTGGCGCGATATCCAGATCTTCTCGCCCCATGAAGGCGACTCGTCGCTGGAACATGCGTTCAATTTTTATTTTGCGAGCAACCCGATCAAGCGGGTCGCCGCCTCGTTCGCGGGATTGAAGCAGCTCTACCGCTATTACAGCCACATCTACACGATCCTGTCGTACCCCTGGCTGATGCGAAAAGAGTTTCCCAAGACGCAGATCATGATCGGCGGCGGGGCGTTTACGGCCTTTGCCGATCAGCTGATTGAGAAGCTCCCCGAAGGCACGATCGGGATTCTCGGCGAGGGCGAAGACGCCATCCTAAAAATGGTCGAAGGCCAGTCGCTTGAGGGGGAACGCTATATCGTCCGGGAAGGGAAGAATATCCGCAAAGGCCAGCAGGGCACGATGGCCTTGCTCGACGCCCTCACTGTGGATCTCCCCTATCTAACCTCCATCTTCCCTCAGTACCGGGAATTCCAGAACGAGTCCATCGGGGTACAGACGAAGCGCGGCTGCCCCTACGACTGCGCTTTTTGCCTCTACCCCTATATTGAAGGCAAGCGGGTCCGGTACCGTCCCCCTTCCATGGTCGTGAAGGACATTTCCCAGCACTACCATCAGTGGGGAGCGCGGCGGTTCTGGTTTACCGATGCGCAATTCATTACCGGGAAAGAGGCCTATCCTCAATGCACGGAAATTCTCGAACGGATCATCAGTGAAAAGCTGGAGATCGAGTGGTCGGGCTATATTCGCACCTCGCTCATTACCCCCGAGTTGGCCAAGTTAATGGTCCGGTCGGGGGTCGGCGATCTTGAAGTCGCCATCACGTCAGGCTCTCAGGAGGTCTTAAACAACCTCCACATGGGCTTCAAGCTGGAGCGGCTCTACGATGGATGCCGCTACCTGGCGGAAGCAGGCTTCAAGGGAAAGGTGATCCTGAACTACTCGCTCAATTCCCCCAAGGAGACGGAAGAGTCCCTCTTACAGAGCGTGGAGTCCTATAAAATGGTCGCCTCCATCCTGGGAGAAGAACGGGTCTTCCCCTTGATGTTCTTCCTGGGCATTCAGCCCAATACCGATCTCGAACAGCGGCTTCTTGAAGAGGGCTACCTCTCCGCCGGGTATAATCCGCTGATGCTGACGCCCACCAGCATCCGAAAGCTGCTCTATAACCCCGCGCCACTGAACAAGATTATCGCCAAAGCCTGTTTGAAAGCCTGGGAACGAAAAGCCGGCAGCCGGGACCCCAGAAAATGGACCGGCTCCCTCTCTCAGACGGCCACTCCCACGACAACCGCTCAACCAGCTCAGTATGCCGACAAGAGCTTGTCCAAAGGAATCGAAGGGAATTCGGGGCGGGATGCCCTCCTGACTCTTGAGGAGATCCTTCGCTCTCGAAAAGCTCCACCCACGGCAGTATCGTCAGACTCAAAATCAGTGGCGCCCCCGACTTCCTAACCTTGCCCGGCAAGGCAACCCGTGAGCCTCATAGTCGCCTTGCAATCCAGTTCAGGCTAGTGCTATCATCCGTCCTCTTTTATGCTGGGGATCATAGGCAACTGTTTGGTTTTTCTGACAATTATCAGAATCACCCCCGGCGGTTAGCGGGCCTAGAGGAGGCGTGTTCATGTATAAGACGATCTACGTCCCGGTCGATAATTCCGACCATTCCAATACAGCCGTCGATGTCGGCGTCGAGTTCGCGAAAACCTTTGGCTCCAAGATTGTCGGCAGCCACGTCTACGCGGCGAAGATGCACGACAAGCGCTTCAAGCAAATGGAAGCGGGATTGCCCGAGGAATACCATGATGAGAAGGAACTGGACCGCCAGCGGCAGATCCACGACTCGCTGATTACGCGCGGGTTGCAGATCATCACGGACTCGTACCTCGACTATGTCGACAAGAAGTGCAACGAAGCCAACCTCCCGGTCGAGCGCCGCTCTCTTGAGGGCCGCAACTGGAAGGCGCTGGTCGAAGACATCAATACCAACGCCTACGATCTGGTGATCATGGGCGCGCTGGGCGTCGGCGCGGTGAAGGATAGCGTGATCGGCAGCAATACCGAGCGCGTGATCCGCCGGATCCGCAACTCGGACATGTTCATCATCAAGAACACCGAGCCGATGAACAACGGCAAAATCGTCGTCGCCGTGGACGGCAGCCCCTACTCGTTCGGCGGTCTCATGACCGGCCTCGCGCTGGGCAAAGCCTTCAACCGCCCGGTCGAAGCCATCTCCGCGTTTGACCCTTATTTCCATTACGCCGCGTTTCATAGCATCTCCGGCGTCCTGAACGAAGAAGCCGGGAAGGTCTTCCGCTTCAAAGAACAGGAAAAGCTGCACGAAGAAATCATCGACAGCGGCCTCGCCAAGATTTACCAGTCCCATCTGGATATCTCCCGCGAGATTGCCCAGGCCGAAGAATCCGATATCAAGACGACCCTGCTCGACGGCAAAGCCTTTGAAAAGATCATTCAATATGTCCGCAAGGACGTGCCCTGGCTCCTGATCGTCGGCCGCATCGGCGTCCATAGCGATGAGGACATGGACATCGGCAGCAACACCGAGAACCTCTTGCGGAGCGCGCCCTGCAACGTGCTGGTGTCGAACCGCAAGTATGTGCCGCCGATCGATACCCAAGCCGAGTACACGATCGCCTGGACGGAAGAAGCGCTGCGGCGCATGGAAAAGATTCCGGTCTTCGCCCGTGGCGTCGCCAAGACGGCGATCCACCGGTACGCGATCGAAAAGGGGCATACGATCATCAGCAATACCGTCGTGGATTCGGCCGTCGGCCACATCCTCCCCAAAGGCGCCATGGATGCCATGCGCGCGCTGGGCGGCAACCTGGACGCCGCCGGGATCGACCGGGACAAAATGCAGGCGGACGACTCAGTGGCGAAAGACCTCATGGGCAACACCCTCAGCGGGATGATGACCCAGGTCGTCGAGGAAAAGCCTACGAACAGCCCGTCCACGCAAGCATATCTCGACCGGATGAGCCAGAACTACTTCGTCTGCGACGGCTGCGGCTACATCGGCAAGGGCGAAACGCCGGTCAAGTGCCCGGTCTGCGCGGCGGAAGGCAACCGCTTCAAACAAGTCGACAAGACGATCTTCGACGCCGCGGCGAAAACCGAAGGCGAACTGGAAACCGACCTCGCCTACGACGATGTGCCAATGCAGTGGACGAAGGATGCGAAGGAAGCGATTCGCGCCGTCCCGGCGGGATTCCAACGCCGCCGTGCGAAAGCCAAGATCGAAAAGACCGCCCGGAAGCTCGGCATGACGACCATTACGCTCGAATACGCCGCGCCCATGATCAAGGAAGCGGCGGATGAAGATTATCAGCCGATCTTTGCGAACAAGGACGCCGGCACGTCGCAGGAAGCGGAAGAAACGCTCGCGGCCGTCACCAATGGCACAAACGGAAACGGCCAGGGGAATGGAAACGGCCATGTTGA
The nucleotide sequence above comes from Nitrospira sp.. Encoded proteins:
- a CDS encoding DMT family protein, whose product is MHTILLLTISNIFMTFAWYGHLKYKDSPLWIVIVASWGIAFFEYCFQVPANRIGHYEFSAAQLKTIQEVITLVVFCVFSVLYLKEPLKWNYLAGFGLMIGAVFLIFKE
- a CDS encoding universal stress protein → MYKTIYVPVDNSDHSNTAVDVGVEFAKTFGSKIVGSHVYAAKMHDKRFKQMEAGLPEEYHDEKELDRQRQIHDSLITRGLQIITDSYLDYVDKKCNEANLPVERRSLEGRNWKALVEDINTNAYDLVIMGALGVGAVKDSVIGSNTERVIRRIRNSDMFIIKNTEPMNNGKIVVAVDGSPYSFGGLMTGLALGKAFNRPVEAISAFDPYFHYAAFHSISGVLNEEAGKVFRFKEQEKLHEEIIDSGLAKIYQSHLDISREIAQAEESDIKTTLLDGKAFEKIIQYVRKDVPWLLIVGRIGVHSDEDMDIGSNTENLLRSAPCNVLVSNRKYVPPIDTQAEYTIAWTEEALRRMEKIPVFARGVAKTAIHRYAIEKGHTIISNTVVDSAVGHILPKGAMDAMRALGGNLDAAGIDRDKMQADDSVAKDLMGNTLSGMMTQVVEEKPTNSPSTQAYLDRMSQNYFVCDGCGYIGKGETPVKCPVCAAEGNRFKQVDKTIFDAAAKTEGELETDLAYDDVPMQWTKDAKEAIRAVPAGFQRRRAKAKIEKTARKLGMTTITLEYAAPMIKEAADEDYQPIFANKDAGTSQEAEETLAAVTNGTNGNGQGNGNGHVEAASPYTWTADAQARLERAPEGFMRECTKALIEKHAEKIGATLITIEVATEGIEQAKGYMADAMKTGNLKDMIANLTGPKSGASH
- a CDS encoding radical SAM protein; the protein is MNSILYVFLPCKKVYPIGITYLADFIHRRRPEVRQQILDLSLFPASQRSQALRDAATAFKPDLVCFSWRDIQIFSPHEGDSSLEHAFNFYFASNPIKRVAASFAGLKQLYRYYSHIYTILSYPWLMRKEFPKTQIMIGGGAFTAFADQLIEKLPEGTIGILGEGEDAILKMVEGQSLEGERYIVREGKNIRKGQQGTMALLDALTVDLPYLTSIFPQYREFQNESIGVQTKRGCPYDCAFCLYPYIEGKRVRYRPPSMVVKDISQHYHQWGARRFWFTDAQFITGKEAYPQCTEILERIISEKLEIEWSGYIRTSLITPELAKLMVRSGVGDLEVAITSGSQEVLNNLHMGFKLERLYDGCRYLAEAGFKGKVILNYSLNSPKETEESLLQSVESYKMVASILGEERVFPLMFFLGIQPNTDLEQRLLEEGYLSAGYNPLMLTPTSIRKLLYNPAPLNKIIAKACLKAWERKAGSRDPRKWTGSLSQTATPTTTAQPAQYADKSLSKGIEGNSGRDALLTLEEILRSRKAPPTAVSSDSKSVAPPTS
- a CDS encoding class I SAM-dependent methyltransferase gives rise to the protein MVQAEQTTTSPAPQAVSTWTGSAREQAVQRMFTAIAGVYDLNNTLLSFGLHYRWKKITASLVPKVEQGTALDVGAGTADLALLVEPRMGANGRVVASDLNHAMLAEGLRKVAGKGLAGKITCLQANAEHLGFADNTFDAVTTGFCMRNVGNLPQAVGEIRRVMKPGGTFVCLEFSRPVFGWLRALYDWYSFKLLPWIGTKVARDTTGVYEYLPASIRTFPDQERLCQVLRDVGFRQVSYKNLTGGIVAIHVATK
- a CDS encoding ATP-binding cassette domain-containing protein; amino-acid sequence: MSHSIIIKGAREHNLKNIDVTIPRDKLVVITGLSGSGKSSLAFDTIYAEGQRRYVESLSAYARQFLEQMGKPDVDSIEGLSPAISIEQKSTSHNPRSTVGTVTEIYDYLRLLFARVGRPYCFQCGEEIAAQTVQQMVDAIAGLPEGSKFQILAPIARGRKGEYRKELLEMRRAGYVRARVNGEMVDLGEDIVLDKQKKHTIEIIVDRLVMKAGEALMRRLADSVETSLKLTGGLVAVLTDDGKTRLYSDKLACIKCGVSYPEVEPRIFSFNSPHGACPACDGIGYQVTPGCPEDEDFTLLDACEVCQGARLKPESLAIKLEQKSIAEVTSLSIRAAAEFFVSLKFTDRELVIAHRILKEIRERLGFLVNVGLDYLTLDRAAATLSGGEGQRIRLATQIGSGLVGVLYILDEPSIGLHQRDNRRLLQTLLRLRDLGNTVVVVEHDAETMMAADHLLDMGPGAGTHGGHVIAQGTPQEVMGNPDSITGQYLRGTQIVSLPQRVRKPKGYLSVVGANKHNLKNVSAKIPLGLMTCVTGVSGSGKSTLVLEVLFHSLMQTLGKEASVPGDQPPSRQAARGLRQEEGRPARKRKVVKLDGCKELLGVEALDKVIDIDQSPIGRTPRSNPATYTGLFSFIRDLYSNLPESRVRGYKPGRYSFNVKGGRCEACQGDGLIKIEMHFLPDVYVTCEVCKGQRYNRETLEIHHKGKSIADVLNMTVDDAVEFFEHIPFIKRKLETLHDVGLHYVKLGQSATTLSGGEAQRVKLSRELSKRPTGRTLYILDEPTTGLHFADVQRLIDVLDRLVEAGNTVLVIEHNLDVIKNADWIIDLGPEGGDRGGEIVVEGPPREVAKSKRSYTGQVLREAGI